A DNA window from Roseovarius sp. Pro17 contains the following coding sequences:
- a CDS encoding D-amino-acid transaminase, with the protein MTMRTVYVNGEYLPEDEAKISIFDRGFLMSDGVYEVTSVLGGKLIDFESHKIRLARSLSEMSMIQPAAFDDLLEIHRELVARNDIGDGLIYLQVTRGNPGDRDFHYPPADTPPTVVLFTQAKPDLVDSPLAKRGARVIAVPDMRWGRRDIKTVQLLYPSMAKMMAQQAGADDAWMVEDGYVTEGTSNNAYIVKDGRIVTRALSNDILHGITRAAVLRFAREAQMEVEERSFTLDEALNADEAFFTSASGFVTPVVEIDGEKMGDGAPGPVAKRLREIYLEESLKSAI; encoded by the coding sequence ATGACAATGCGCACAGTTTATGTGAACGGCGAGTATCTGCCAGAGGACGAGGCCAAGATTTCGATCTTTGACCGCGGGTTCCTGATGTCGGACGGCGTCTATGAGGTGACCAGTGTTCTGGGTGGAAAGCTGATCGATTTCGAGAGCCACAAGATCCGGCTGGCGCGATCGTTGAGCGAGATGAGCATGATCCAGCCTGCCGCATTCGATGACCTGTTGGAGATTCACCGCGAACTGGTGGCGCGCAACGACATCGGTGACGGTCTGATCTACCTTCAGGTCACGCGCGGCAATCCGGGCGACCGTGATTTCCATTATCCGCCTGCGGATACGCCACCGACGGTAGTTCTGTTCACGCAGGCCAAGCCCGATCTGGTTGACTCGCCCCTCGCCAAGCGCGGCGCGCGGGTCATTGCGGTGCCCGACATGCGCTGGGGGCGCCGCGACATCAAGACGGTGCAGCTACTCTATCCTTCGATGGCCAAGATGATGGCGCAGCAAGCTGGCGCCGACGATGCGTGGATGGTCGAGGATGGCTATGTCACCGAAGGCACGTCGAATAACGCCTATATCGTCAAGGACGGGCGCATCGTGACTCGCGCGCTGTCGAACGACATCCTTCACGGCATCACCCGCGCCGCCGTGCTGCGTTTCGCCCGCGAGGCACAGATGGAGGTCGAAGAGCGTAGCTTTACCCTTGATGAGGCGCTGAATGCGGATGAGGCTTTCTTTACCTCCGCCAGTGGGTTCGTGACGCCGGTGGTCGAGATTGACGGTGAAAAGATGGGCGATGGCGCGCCCGGCCCTGTCGCCAAGCGCCTGCGCGAGATTTACCTTGAGGAAAGCCTGAAATCCGCCATTTGA
- a CDS encoding DUF1244 domain-containing protein, protein MDDIDERTQIELEAAAFRTLREHLMEKRTDVQNIDLMNLAGFCRNCLSRWYQEAANARDIDMTKDEARQIFYGMTMDEWKAQHQTDASPDQQDAFKKSFAENVEKKG, encoded by the coding sequence ATGGACGATATAGACGAACGCACACAGATCGAACTGGAGGCCGCCGCCTTTCGCACCCTGCGCGAACATCTGATGGAAAAACGCACGGACGTGCAAAACATCGACCTGATGAACCTTGCCGGGTTTTGCCGCAATTGCCTGAGCCGCTGGTATCAGGAGGCCGCCAACGCGCGCGACATCGACATGACCAAGGACGAGGCGCGCCAGATTTTTTACGGCATGACGATGGACGAATGGAAGGCGCAGCATCAAACCGATGCAAGCCCGGACCAACAGGACGCGTTCAAGAAATCATTTGCCGAAAATGTCGAAAAGAAGGGCTGA
- a CDS encoding 5-carboxymethyl-2-hydroxymuconate isomerase yields the protein MPHIVIEHSKGAASDAALHALCVTIFDALAAHPAIPKPETLKLRTIEAGAHLLGTKGQSFAHATLRLLPGRDADTKSELTQVILGVMAERLGEVHSLSVDLADLDPAYAKRVLPD from the coding sequence ATGCCGCATATCGTGATCGAACACTCCAAAGGCGCGGCCTCGGACGCGGCCCTGCACGCTCTTTGCGTTACGATCTTTGATGCGCTGGCCGCGCATCCGGCGATCCCCAAGCCCGAGACGCTGAAACTGCGTACGATCGAGGCAGGCGCGCATCTGCTGGGCACCAAGGGCCAGAGTTTTGCCCATGCGACCTTGCGCCTCTTGCCCGGACGGGATGCAGACACCAAATCTGAATTGACGCAGGTGATACTTGGCGTGATGGCTGAGCGGCTGGGCGAAGTGCATAGCCTGTCGGTGGACCTCGCCGATCTGGACCCCGCCTATGCCAAGCGCGTGTTGCCCGACTAA
- a CDS encoding N-formylglutamate amidohydrolase, with product MTYNPFVIDGAGRAGRWVVLCDHASNIVPDFVNGGALGVSANDMARHIAYDPGTEGVSRALAEALDGPAVLSRFSRLVIDPNRDEDDPTLIMQLYDGTIIPGNRGISDLDTGERLRRCYRPYHSAAQQVLADRAGPVLVSVHSFTPQLKGRPPRPWQVGVLYSTDTRLSDPLMARLRAEPDLSVGDNQPYTGHLPGDTIARHAIAHGRPNVLIELRNDLIETEAQQRAWAQRLAPMLVETLAREGL from the coding sequence ATGACATATAATCCGTTCGTTATCGACGGGGCAGGCCGCGCTGGTCGCTGGGTGGTGCTGTGCGACCACGCGTCGAACATCGTCCCGGATTTCGTGAACGGCGGGGCCTTGGGCGTCAGCGCCAACGATATGGCCCGCCACATCGCCTATGATCCCGGCACCGAGGGCGTCAGCCGCGCGCTGGCCGAGGCGCTGGACGGGCCGGCGGTCCTGTCGCGCTTTTCGCGCCTTGTGATCGACCCGAACCGGGACGAGGACGATCCGACGCTGATCATGCAACTATACGACGGCACGATCATTCCCGGAAATCGCGGCATTTCTGATCTGGATACGGGTGAGCGGCTGAGGCGCTGTTACCGCCCGTATCATAGCGCGGCCCAGCAGGTTCTGGCGGACCGCGCAGGCCCGGTGCTGGTGTCGGTCCACAGCTTTACCCCGCAGCTAAAGGGCCGCCCGCCGCGCCCGTGGCAGGTCGGCGTGCTCTATTCCACCGACACGCGCCTGAGTGATCCGCTGATGGCGCGTCTGAGGGCCGAGCCGGACCTGAGCGTCGGCGACAACCAGCCCTATACCGGCCATCTGCCCGGCGACACCATCGCGCGCCATGCCATTGCACATGGCCGGCCCAACGTGCTGATTGAGCTGCGCAATGACCTGATCGAAACCGAAGCGCAGCAGCGCGCATGGGCCCAGCGTCTTGCTCCAATGCTGGTGGAAACGCTGGCCCGCGAAGGGCTGTAG
- the pyk gene encoding pyruvate kinase, with amino-acid sequence MRRHRNVKIVATLGPASETYDMIRALHEAGADVFRLNMSHGQHDEIREKHRIIRQVEKDLDSPICILADLQGPKLRVGVFANGEEELEPGAPFRLDLDEAEGDSTRVCLPHPEIFAALKPGASLLVNDGKIRLKVTDCAKDFANCEVIVGGTISNRKGVNVPDVELPLAALSEKDRKDLEFVCQLGVDWLALSFVQRPEDVTEARELAQGRAAILSKIEKPSAVTRFNGILAASDGIMVARGDLGVELPVQNVPPIQKRLVRACRAAAKPVIVATQMLESMIESPVPTRAEVSDVATAIYEGADAIMLSAESAAGLYPIEAVTTMDNVAREVESDPTYTQIIEASRIATRTTVADGIVAAAREIAETTDIKAICCFTQSGTTALLTARERPRVPIIAMTSQRGTARRLALSWGVNCVMTPELDRFKQAVINAARAARTQGYATTLDQIVVTAGVPFNVPGTTNILRVAPCQESLIYATDPS; translated from the coding sequence ATGAGACGCCATCGCAACGTCAAGATCGTCGCCACCCTTGGCCCCGCCTCGGAAACCTATGACATGATCCGCGCCCTGCATGAGGCCGGCGCAGACGTGTTTCGCCTCAACATGAGCCATGGACAGCATGACGAGATCCGCGAAAAGCACCGCATCATCCGTCAGGTGGAAAAGGATCTGGACAGCCCGATCTGCATCCTTGCCGACCTGCAAGGGCCGAAACTGCGCGTCGGCGTGTTCGCCAACGGCGAAGAAGAGCTGGAGCCGGGCGCGCCCTTTCGCCTCGACCTGGACGAGGCCGAGGGCGATTCCACCCGCGTCTGCCTGCCCCACCCCGAGATTTTCGCAGCCCTCAAGCCCGGCGCGTCCCTGTTGGTCAATGACGGTAAGATCCGCCTGAAAGTTACCGATTGCGCCAAGGATTTTGCCAATTGCGAGGTGATCGTCGGCGGCACGATCAGCAACCGCAAGGGCGTGAACGTACCGGATGTGGAGCTGCCCCTGGCCGCGCTGTCGGAAAAGGATCGCAAGGATCTGGAGTTCGTCTGCCAATTGGGGGTCGACTGGCTGGCGCTCAGCTTTGTGCAGCGGCCCGAGGACGTGACCGAGGCGCGCGAACTGGCACAGGGGCGCGCCGCGATCCTCAGCAAGATCGAAAAACCATCGGCAGTGACGCGGTTCAATGGCATTCTCGCCGCGTCCGACGGGATCATGGTCGCGCGCGGCGATCTGGGGGTCGAATTGCCGGTGCAGAACGTGCCGCCCATCCAGAAACGCCTCGTGCGGGCCTGCCGCGCGGCGGCCAAGCCGGTGATCGTCGCCACGCAGATGCTGGAATCGATGATCGAATCGCCCGTGCCCACCCGCGCCGAGGTCAGCGATGTGGCTACCGCGATCTACGAAGGTGCCGACGCGATCATGCTGTCGGCGGAATCGGCGGCTGGACTATACCCGATAGAGGCCGTGACGACGATGGACAACGTCGCGCGCGAGGTCGAGAGCGATCCGACCTATACGCAGATCATCGAGGCGTCGCGCATCGCTACCCGCACCACGGTGGCCGACGGTATCGTCGCCGCCGCCCGCGAGATCGCCGAGACGACGGACATCAAGGCAATCTGCTGCTTTACCCAGTCCGGTACCACCGCCCTTCTGACTGCACGCGAGCGCCCGCGTGTGCCGATCATCGCCATGACATCGCAGCGCGGCACTGCGCGGCGCCTCGCGCTGAGCTGGGGGGTGAACTGCGTGATGACGCCCGAGCTGGACCGTTTCAAACAGGCGGTTATCAATGCGGCGCGCGCGGCGCGCACTCAGGGCTACGCAACGACGCTGGATCAAATCGTTGTAACGGCGGGCGTGCCCTTCAACGTGCCGGGCACAACGAACATCCTGCGCGTCGCCCCTTGTCAGGAAAGTTTGATCTATGCCACAGATCCAAGTTAG
- the rpmI gene encoding 50S ribosomal protein L35: MPKMKTKSSCKKRFKISATGRIIAGQAGKQHGMIKRSNKFIRNARGTTTLSKADEQIIKPMMPYAR, translated from the coding sequence ATGCCCAAGATGAAGACAAAGTCGAGCTGCAAAAAGCGGTTCAAGATCTCGGCCACGGGCCGGATTATCGCAGGTCAGGCTGGCAAACAGCACGGCATGATCAAGCGCAGCAACAAATTCATCCGTAATGCACGCGGTACCACAACGCTTTCAAAGGCTGATGAGCAGATCATCAAGCCAATGATGCCCTACGCGCGCTAA
- the rplT gene encoding 50S ribosomal protein L20 yields the protein MSRVKGGVVTHARHKKVIKAAKGYYGRRKNTFKVAAQAVDKANQYATRDRKNRKRSFRALWIQRINAAVRSHDEALTYSRFINGLALAGVEVDRKVLADLAVHEPAAFAAIVEQAKGALVA from the coding sequence ATGTCGAGAGTAAAAGGTGGCGTCGTCACGCACGCCCGTCACAAGAAAGTCATCAAGGCAGCCAAAGGCTATTATGGTCGCCGCAAGAACACCTTCAAGGTAGCCGCGCAGGCCGTCGACAAAGCAAACCAGTACGCCACGCGCGACCGCAAGAACCGCAAGCGCAGCTTCCGCGCGCTGTGGATCCAGCGGATCAACGCCGCTGTGCGCAGCCATGACGAGGCGCTGACATACAGCCGCTTCATCAACGGTCTGGCGCTGGCCGGTGTCGAGGTCGATCGCAAGGTTCTGGCCGATCTGGCCGTACACGAGCCTGCGGCATTTGCCGCGATCGTCGAGCAAGCCAAGGGTGCGCTGGTCGCATAA
- a CDS encoding efflux RND transporter periplasmic adaptor subunit codes for MDKTPLWKQLILSAALIAAAAGAWHFRDDLSALWQPAQEEATQSTQPSDDAGVPVLVAEVALAEDSLSFAAVGTGYALRSVTLRAPAGGEITALEVAPGRRFDAGDVLMRLDDTDQRLAVALAEARQERAASEQKRYSGLRDTGTTTAARFEDAMTAFRIAEIELDRARADLDDRVLRAPFDGIAGLAAVEVGDRITLGDQIASFDDRSQILVEFDLPEALLPRTSVGMSVRATSPSTDAGNLNGTITAIDSRVAATSRTARVRAAIPNDPDVLRPGASFTVTLDLPGARYPILPELALQFSGGTAQVWRVDDEGRVQPVEVRLIRRRGGSVIVDAPLTEGQRIVVEGLQRMRPGRAVDVLNSPAPGAT; via the coding sequence ATGGACAAAACACCACTCTGGAAGCAGCTCATTCTCAGCGCTGCGCTGATCGCGGCGGCGGCGGGCGCGTGGCATTTTCGCGACGACCTGTCTGCGCTGTGGCAACCGGCGCAGGAGGAGGCCACGCAAAGCACGCAGCCCAGCGACGACGCGGGCGTTCCGGTCCTCGTCGCCGAGGTGGCGCTGGCCGAGGACAGCCTGTCCTTCGCCGCCGTTGGCACCGGCTATGCCCTGCGCTCGGTCACGCTGCGCGCACCGGCGGGCGGTGAAATCACCGCGCTGGAGGTTGCGCCCGGCCGCCGCTTTGACGCGGGCGACGTACTGATGCGCCTCGACGATACCGACCAGCGGCTGGCGGTCGCATTGGCCGAGGCGCGGCAAGAGCGCGCGGCCTCCGAGCAGAAGCGCTATAGTGGCCTGCGCGATACCGGCACGACCACTGCGGCGCGGTTCGAGGACGCGATGACCGCCTTTCGCATCGCCGAGATCGAGCTTGACCGCGCCCGCGCCGATCTGGATGATCGCGTGCTGCGCGCGCCCTTTGACGGGATCGCGGGGCTGGCGGCGGTTGAAGTGGGCGACCGGATCACCCTTGGGGACCAGATCGCCAGTTTTGACGACCGCAGCCAGATTCTGGTCGAGTTCGACCTGCCTGAGGCGTTGCTGCCCCGTACCAGTGTGGGCATGAGTGTGCGCGCCACCTCGCCCAGCACCGACGCAGGCAATTTGAACGGCACGATCACCGCCATCGACAGCCGCGTCGCCGCCACCAGCCGGACAGCCCGCGTGCGCGCCGCGATCCCGAACGATCCCGACGTGCTGCGCCCCGGTGCATCGTTCACCGTGACGCTGGACCTGCCCGGCGCGCGTTATCCCATCCTGCCCGAGTTGGCGCTGCAGTTCTCGGGCGGCACGGCGCAGGTCTGGCGCGTCGATGACGAGGGGCGTGTCCAGCCGGTCGAGGTGCGTCTGATCCGCCGACGGGGCGGATCGGTCATCGTCGACGCCCCGCTGACCGAGGGCCAGCGCATCGTCGTCGAAGGGCTGCAACGAATGCGGCCGGGCCGCGCGGTCGACGTACTCAACAGCCCCGCGCCCGGCGCAACATGA
- a CDS encoding efflux RND transporter permease subunit gives MSDTGGISALSVRRPWLAAVMNLLIVIAGIGALWGVEIRELPDIDRPVVSVRANYPGASPTTLDAEVAALVEGAVARVAGVTSVRTSSEEGNFRMSVEFSASRDLDTAASDVREAVARIERRLPDGVEDLYVVKSEQDANPILNVAIWSEARPIDQLTRLVEDAIIPEFTAVPGVAEVVVFGDRQRVLRVEVAPERLAAFGLSIDEVAQTLRAAQFDVPVGSFGADDLEVLVRADATVTDPDRIRELKVRGSVRLGDVADVYFGLATANSVARLDGRMVLNLGIVRQAQSNTVQISDDVRRAIERLRLRFDELGFQITSDSAIFIKGSIKEVGKSLAFALLIVIAVIWLFFGKLRTVLIPAITIPIALTGSLAAIWLMGFSINLITLLSLVLATGLVVDDAIVVTENIQRKRQQGLGPRAAAAIGAREVFFAVIATTATLIAVFVPISFLPSDAGRLFTEFGFVLAVTVAISSFVALTMCPMLASLSGDMGGSTGPLARLGGWLADAYAALITPMIRAPLVTLVAASLLAGTAALVYGQLGEELLPEEDRGEISVWIQGPDGTGLAYTDRQVERVEVMMQPFVTEGLAQGLYSITGRYDLNRGSIGLRLVPWDRRTISQAEIEAKIRDQLDNLAGAQGRIFSGNSLGLRGSAGGLSIALTGPSHTQIAETAFDFAEAMEGVAGLSDIRVQYQATQPQLNVLVDRARASDLGVEMSALSTTLRALIDEDEIAELTIEDEAVPIILQSSAGAVRDPADLLNLYVRGASGALVPLSQLVSFSENGVAAELDRHAQRRAIEISASIAPETPLRDVINDTRALADTELPDAIGLILLGEAASLDETSSALTATYIIALVVVFLVLLAQFESLTSALVVMTTVPFGLCAAIYALLLTGTTINIYSQIGVLMLIGVMAKNGILLVEFADQLRDRGATAPEAALQAAKARLRPISMTLICTVMAGLPLILGTGPGAEARAAIGWVVFGGLGLAAAFTLFLTPAAYALISAASSARAASGDALDAELRNI, from the coding sequence ATGAGCGACACTGGCGGCATCAGCGCACTCAGCGTCCGGCGTCCTTGGCTGGCCGCCGTGATGAACCTGCTGATCGTCATCGCCGGGATCGGTGCGCTCTGGGGCGTCGAAATCCGCGAATTGCCCGATATTGACCGCCCCGTCGTGTCGGTGCGCGCCAACTATCCCGGTGCCTCCCCCACGACGCTCGACGCCGAGGTCGCCGCGCTGGTCGAGGGCGCGGTGGCACGGGTGGCGGGCGTCACCTCGGTGCGCACCTCGTCAGAAGAGGGCAATTTCAGGATGAGCGTCGAATTCAGCGCCTCGCGCGATCTGGACACGGCGGCCAGCGACGTGCGCGAGGCCGTCGCGCGCATTGAGCGGCGATTGCCGGATGGCGTCGAGGACCTCTATGTCGTCAAATCCGAGCAGGACGCCAATCCGATCCTGAACGTCGCGATTTGGAGCGAAGCACGCCCCATCGACCAACTGACCCGGCTGGTCGAGGACGCCATCATCCCTGAGTTCACCGCCGTGCCGGGCGTGGCCGAAGTCGTCGTCTTTGGCGACCGCCAGCGCGTCTTGCGGGTCGAGGTCGCGCCCGAGCGCCTCGCCGCCTTTGGTCTGTCCATCGACGAGGTGGCGCAAACGCTGCGCGCGGCGCAGTTCGACGTGCCGGTGGGCAGCTTTGGCGCGGACGATCTGGAGGTGCTGGTGCGTGCGGACGCGACCGTCACCGACCCCGATCGCATCAGAGAACTAAAGGTGCGCGGCTCTGTGCGCCTCGGCGATGTGGCAGATGTCTATTTCGGCCTTGCGACGGCGAACAGTGTCGCGCGGCTGGACGGGCGGATGGTTCTGAACCTCGGCATCGTGCGACAGGCGCAATCGAACACAGTCCAAATCTCGGACGACGTGCGCCGCGCAATCGAGCGGTTGCGCCTGCGCTTTGACGAGCTGGGGTTTCAGATAACCTCTGACAGCGCAATCTTCATCAAGGGTTCGATAAAAGAGGTCGGCAAATCGCTGGCCTTTGCTCTACTGATCGTGATCGCGGTCATCTGGCTGTTCTTTGGCAAGCTGCGCACGGTCCTGATTCCGGCCATCACGATCCCCATAGCGCTGACCGGATCGCTGGCGGCGATCTGGCTGATGGGTTTTTCGATCAACCTGATCACGCTGTTGTCGCTGGTGCTGGCAACCGGCCTTGTCGTCGACGATGCCATCGTCGTGACCGAGAACATCCAACGCAAGCGGCAACAGGGGCTGGGCCCCCGCGCCGCCGCCGCCATCGGCGCGCGCGAGGTGTTCTTTGCCGTTATCGCCACCACGGCGACGCTGATCGCGGTTTTCGTCCCAATCTCGTTCCTGCCCAGCGACGCAGGCAGGCTCTTTACCGAATTCGGTTTCGTTCTGGCCGTCACGGTCGCGATTTCATCCTTTGTCGCACTGACGATGTGCCCGATGCTAGCCTCGCTCAGCGGTGACATGGGCGGCTCCACCGGCCCCTTGGCGCGCCTTGGCGGTTGGCTGGCGGATGCCTACGCCGCGCTTATCACGCCTATGATCCGCGCCCCGCTGGTCACGCTGGTCGCCGCCTCGCTGTTGGCCGGAACTGCCGCGCTGGTCTATGGCCAGCTTGGCGAAGAGCTGCTGCCTGAGGAGGATCGCGGCGAAATCTCGGTCTGGATACAGGGGCCGGACGGGACCGGCCTCGCCTACACCGATCGACAGGTCGAGCGCGTCGAGGTGATGATGCAGCCCTTCGTCACTGAGGGTCTTGCGCAGGGTCTCTATTCCATCACGGGGCGCTATGACCTCAATCGTGGCAGCATCGGTCTGCGCCTTGTGCCATGGGACAGGCGCACCATATCACAGGCCGAGATCGAGGCGAAAATTCGCGATCAACTGGATAATCTGGCTGGCGCGCAGGGGCGCATTTTTAGTGGCAACAGCCTTGGGCTGCGCGGCTCGGCGGGGGGGCTTAGCATCGCGCTGACAGGGCCATCCCACACGCAGATCGCCGAAACGGCATTCGATTTTGCCGAGGCGATGGAAGGCGTTGCGGGCCTGTCGGATATCCGCGTGCAATATCAGGCGACGCAGCCCCAGCTGAACGTGCTGGTGGACCGCGCCCGCGCCTCCGATCTGGGGGTCGAGATGTCGGCCCTGTCGACCACGCTGCGCGCCTTGATCGACGAGGACGAGATCGCGGAACTGACGATCGAGGATGAGGCCGTGCCAATCATCCTGCAATCCAGCGCCGGCGCCGTGCGTGACCCTGCGGACCTGCTGAACCTCTACGTGCGCGGGGCCAGCGGTGCGCTGGTCCCGCTCAGCCAATTGGTCAGCTTTAGCGAAAACGGTGTCGCCGCCGAATTGGACCGCCACGCCCAGCGCCGCGCGATCGAAATTAGCGCCTCCATCGCGCCGGAGACGCCCCTGCGCGACGTCATCAACGACACGCGTGCGCTGGCGGACACTGAGTTGCCCGACGCCATCGGCCTCATATTGCTCGGCGAGGCGGCGTCGCTCGATGAAACGTCGAGCGCCCTCACCGCCACCTACATCATCGCTCTGGTCGTGGTCTTTCTGGTCCTGCTGGCGCAATTCGAAAGCCTGACCAGCGCGCTAGTGGTGATGACGACTGTGCCCTTCGGCCTCTGCGCGGCGATCTACGCGCTTTTGCTGACAGGCACGACGATCAACATCTACAGCCAGATCGGTGTGCTGATGCTGATCGGCGTCATGGCCAAGAATGGCATCCTGCTGGTCGAATTTGCCGACCAGTTGCGCGATCGTGGCGCCACCGCCCCCGAGGCGGCACTTCAGGCGGCCAAGGCACGGCTGCGCCCGATTTCGATGACGCTGATCTGCACAGTCATGGCTGGCCTGCCCCTGATCCTGGGCACCGGGCCGGGGGCCGAGGCGCGCGCCGCCATCGGTTGGGTCGTCTTTGGCGGTCTGGGCCTTGCCGCCGCCTTTACCCTGTTTCTGACGCCAGCCGCCTACGCGCTGATCTCGGCCGCGTCCAGCGCCCGCGCTGCCAGTGGCGACGCCTTGGATGCGGAGTTGCGGAACATCTGA
- a CDS encoding exo-alpha-sialidase — translation MGLGAVQIAVLALGVLSLGLSALAITRDAALSWEWAVPVPLEQGGAPLFETVLDYTAETGVAHSPAVILNGTGASILWFAGSQEAQADVDIVGADIPADGTVSNIRPRLTRSGLADAFEPRQLVVTLGNTVQNDGAKDALYTTAVSVGGWAMASVADVRMGPDGPLSARKLNLSPLLNRSFLVKSPMVAYADGSHALPAYFEMGATYGALVRLDGRGRVRDMRRMPGRMKAIQPMIVPLDGARAVAFLRNFDSGSRRLLISRTNDGGRTWDAVSETDIANPSAPVAALGIGDGAILMAVNDDASDGGILNLTLSEDGGDTWRHLKMLESGAGDARYPMMRALPDGRIMLAYSTAAKRGIRAHVFNLAWALAR, via the coding sequence ATGGGCCTTGGCGCAGTGCAAATCGCCGTTCTGGCGCTGGGTGTGCTTAGTCTGGGGCTGAGCGCGCTGGCGATTACGCGCGATGCGGCGTTGTCTTGGGAATGGGCTGTGCCTGTGCCTCTGGAGCAGGGCGGTGCGCCATTGTTCGAGACCGTGCTCGATTATACCGCTGAGACGGGCGTCGCTCACTCGCCCGCCGTGATCCTGAACGGGACCGGCGCCAGTATCCTGTGGTTTGCCGGCTCGCAAGAGGCGCAGGCGGATGTCGATATCGTTGGCGCCGATATCCCTGCGGACGGCACGGTGTCCAACATACGCCCGCGCCTAACCCGCAGTGGGCTAGCGGACGCGTTTGAGCCGCGCCAACTGGTCGTGACGCTGGGCAATACCGTGCAAAACGACGGCGCAAAGGACGCGCTTTATACCACTGCTGTGTCGGTGGGCGGCTGGGCCATGGCGTCGGTCGCGGATGTGCGGATGGGGCCGGACGGGCCGCTCAGCGCGCGCAAGCTGAACCTGTCGCCGCTGCTCAACCGTTCGTTTCTGGTCAAGTCGCCGATGGTCGCCTACGCAGATGGCAGCCACGCATTGCCCGCTTATTTCGAGATGGGCGCGACCTACGGCGCGTTGGTGCGGCTGGACGGGCGGGGCCGCGTGCGCGACATGCGTCGGATGCCCGGCCGGATGAAGGCGATCCAGCCGATGATCGTGCCACTGGACGGCGCGCGCGCGGTCGCGTTCCTGCGCAATTTCGACAGCGGCTCTCGCCGGTTGCTGATCAGCCGAACCAATGACGGCGGACGCACGTGGGATGCGGTGAGCGAGACGGATATTGCAAATCCCAGCGCGCCAGTCGCGGCGCTGGGCATCGGCGATGGTGCGATCCTGATGGCCGTCAATGACGACGCAAGCGATGGCGGCATCCTGAACCTGACGCTGAGCGAGGATGGCGGCGACACATGGCGCCATCTGAAAATGCTCGAGAGTGGTGCGGGCGATGCACGCTATCCAATGATGCGCGCGTTGCCGGACGGGCGGATCATGCTGGCCTATAGCACAGCGGCCAAGCGGGGAATTCGTGCGCATGTGTTCAATCTGGCTTGGGCGTTGGCGCGATGA
- a CDS encoding NAD(P)H-quinone oxidoreductase, which produces MSETMQAVEITEAGGPEVLKLTTRPRPQPRAGEVVIRVAYAGVNRPDALQRAGAYNPPPGASDLPGLEASGEVSAIGDGVSDWSVGDKVCALLPGGGYAEYVATPAAHCLPIPDGMGMAEAACLPETYFTVWSNVFQRGGLQAGEQFLVHGGSSGIGTTAIQLAHVLGARVFATAGTDEKCAKCVELGAERAINYRDEDFVEILRAEGGANLILDMVGGDYIPRNVRALADDGRLVQIAFLSGPKVELNFAHVMMRRLTITGSTLRPQSDLAKARIADALRRDVWPLLAAARVGPVMDSTYPLADAAKAHAHMESSTHIGKIVLKVG; this is translated from the coding sequence ATGAGCGAGACAATGCAAGCCGTCGAGATCACCGAGGCGGGCGGGCCGGAGGTTCTGAAACTGACGACCCGCCCCCGGCCGCAACCGCGCGCGGGCGAGGTGGTGATCCGCGTCGCTTATGCAGGCGTCAACCGCCCGGATGCGCTGCAACGCGCCGGCGCCTACAACCCGCCCCCCGGCGCCAGCGACCTGCCCGGCCTCGAGGCGTCGGGCGAGGTTTCGGCCATCGGCGACGGCGTCAGCGACTGGAGCGTCGGCGACAAGGTCTGCGCCCTCCTGCCCGGCGGCGGTTACGCCGAATACGTCGCCACGCCTGCCGCGCATTGCCTGCCAATCCCCGACGGCATGGGCATGGCCGAGGCCGCCTGCCTGCCCGAGACGTACTTCACCGTCTGGTCCAATGTGTTCCAGCGTGGCGGTTTGCAGGCGGGTGAACAATTCCTCGTGCATGGCGGCTCGTCCGGGATCGGCACGACGGCGATCCAGCTGGCGCATGTGCTGGGCGCGCGCGTCTTTGCCACCGCCGGAACAGATGAGAAGTGCGCGAAATGTGTTGAGCTGGGTGCCGAGCGGGCGATCAACTACCGCGATGAGGATTTCGTCGAGATCCTGCGCGCAGAGGGCGGCGCGAACCTGATCCTAGACATGGTGGGCGGCGACTATATCCCGCGCAACGTGCGTGCGCTGGCGGATGATGGGCGGCTGGTGCAAATTGCCTTTCTCAGCGGACCCAAAGTCGAGCTGAACTTTGCCCATGTCATGATGCGCCGCCTGACGATCACCGGCAGCACCCTGCGCCCCCAAAGCGATCTGGCCAAGGCCCGCATCGCCGACGCACTGCGTCGCGACGTCTGGCCGCTGCTGGCCGCGGCCCGCGTGGGGCCAGTGATGGACAGCACCTATCCGCTGGCCGACGCCGCCAAGGCGCACGCGCATATGGAGAGTAGTACGCATATCGGCAAGATCGTCCTGAAGGTCGGCTAG